Genomic DNA from Anaerolineales bacterium:
CGTCAGCGACGCAGCAAATGCCTGCTGGACATCCTGCCGCTGGTGGGTCTTGCCGTATGACCAGAACCACCGGTCGCCCCACTGCCAGGCGCCGAGGCCAATCGGCGTCACCTGAAGCGGGCTCCTCCCCAGCGGGAGCGTTTCAAAGGCGGGTTGCTGTGGTTCCAAGGGGCTGCCTCTGGTTGCGTGTGGAAGGATTCCGAGAAGTTCCTGGGGTGCTTTGTGCTCGAGAATAGGCGGCCAGGGTTCGCTGGCGGGCCCAGGCCTGGTCGACCACCGGCAGCGGGCCGAGCCACAAGGGGAATTGCATGTGGGCGCCGGTGTCCAACGCTGGGGGTGCTTCGTGGAGCTGCATCCGGATCGGCGGGGGAGTGATGGCGGTCAACGATTCGGGGCGGGCATGAAATGCGCGCACCCGCGCCAGCGGGGCGTGCACGGTGAAGCTGTGGCGGTAGCTCATCGGTACTGGTCGTCCAGCGATTGTTCCGGTGTGGGAAACCGGAAGGAGAAACCCAGATTCTGAAGGCGCTGCGGGACGATCTGGCAGCCGTCGAGAACCAGCATCGCCTTCTCACCCAGCATCAGCCGTAACAGGAAGGCCGGGGTGGGAAACCAGAAGGGACGGTGAAGGGCGCCGCCGACGGCGCGGCCGAAGGCATCGCTGCGGGCTGTCTCGGGAGCGACCAGGTTGAAGGGCCCAGTAGCGTCGGGCCGCTCGATCAGGAAGCGGATGGCTGCCACCTCATCCCGCAGGTCGATCCACGGCACCCACTGCTGCCCGCTTCCCAGCCGGCCACCCACCATCAATCGAAAGGGCAGGGCGATCATCGGTAGGATGCCGCCGCCGGCGCTCAGGACAACGCCGGAGCGGACGATCACGCGCCGGATGCCCAAGCCATCGACATCCTTCGACGAAGCCTCCCAATCGACGCAGACCGTGGCCAGGAAATCGCCACCCGGGGGGACGGTCTCATCGACCGGCCCGGCGTGGTTCTCGCCGTAGAGATTCACACCCGAGGCCTGGACGAACACGGCCGGGCGCTGACTGGCCTGACGGATGGCCTGGGTCAAGGCTTGTCCGCTCTCGACCCGGCTGGCGCGGATTGCCTGCTTCTTGTCACGGGTCCAGCGCCCGAAAAGGATCGAAGGCAGGCTGTCGCCGGCGATGCTGACCCCGGCAAGGTTGACGACAGCCTGGGCGCCGTTGATCTCCTGCGCCCAGGCGCCCACGGTTCGCCCATCCCAGCCTACCCACCGGACGCCGTTCCCGGGAGAACCCGGTTTGGCGGGGTCGCGGGTCAGCACAACCACGTCCCAGCCTGCATCCGCCAGGTCGGCGGCCAAGGCCTGACCGATCAATCCCGTTCCACCTGCAACTACGATGCGCATCGGCTCCTACCTTCTACTACAGCCTGCTCCGCTCCAGAGGCTGGGTTATCGGCCTCGAGACGACGTAAAAGGCCGACGCTCAGCCCGCCAGCCTCCCCAGCGCGAGACAGCATTTGGACTGCAGGCACCACCTGCCCGAGGCGTCTCTATCCCCGGACCGTTCGACTGAACCATTCCAGAATGGGTCGGCCGCTCTCGCCCATCTTCCGGGCGACAGCCCGGCTGTAGATCTGCAGGTACGGGCGTAGCAGGTCCGGCTCAAAGCCACGGTTGTTGATCAGGCCCTCGACCCAGGCGATATCGCTCCCGAGCAGATTCATGTCCCCGAGCACGAGGGCGGCATGGATCTCGGCGCTGAAGTTGGCGTTGACTTCGGCCTGGATCTCGGGGGGGATCCTGCCGCCCCCACCGGAGACCACCTCGGCAAGGATTCCCGCCAGGTGCGAATCGAATTCTTCTTGCGCCCTGCGGTATTGAGAGGAGGGCTTCTTGGGCCTGGGGGAAGGGGCACTGCCGCTGAGCAAGGCCTCGACCATGGCCGGAGCCTCGGACAGGGTATCGCCCAGGAAATGGCCGGGCAAGGCCTGGCGCAGGTCGGGGACCAGGCTGACGATCCGCCCACCGTACGCCAGCGGAATGCCTCGCGTCTGCAGCAGATTGTCGATCGCGGGCAGGCGGGCCGCTGCGGGAAGCGTCTGCACCGGCGTGATCACCAGATCGGCGCCGCTGCCGGTCAGGGCACGGTCCAGGTCCTCAAGCGGCACGTTGGCACCCAGGTAGGCGACATGCCAGCCGCGGCGGCGCAGGAACAGCGTGAGCAGGAGGGGGGCGAAGGTATGCTGCTCGCCGGCTGGACAGATGACCAGGATCCGGCCCTTGCGCGTCGGCGGCGGGTTGCTGAGCAGCAGCGCCTCCAGACGGCGTTCGGCGAGCTCGGAAGCGAAGTGCTCCTGCTGAGTCGTGCTGCCGCCAGCGTACCAGGCATCGCCGATCTCTGACAGGCCGCGTTGAAGGATGTCGACCAGCACGCTTTCGGCCGGATACAGGGCGAAGGCTTGCGAAAGGGAGGCTTCCGCCCGCGGCTCGTCATACGCCATGCAGGCGGCCACCCATGCCTGGCGCAGTTCGGAGAGCGCCGCGCCGCTGACGGCCGGCTGGCGGGCCGGGTCGGAGGCACGGTAGAGCGGAAGCGACAAGGGATCCTCGCCGTTCGAGATGTGGCGTTGCCATAGGTCGGCCGCCCGACTGATGCTCATGCCCTCCTGTTGGCGGGCGACGAGCCATTTAAGGGTCTCGACATCGCGCTGAGAGTACAGGCGGTGTCCGCCGCCACTGCGATTCGGCTGGGGCAGGCCGTAGCGCCGCTCCCAGGCCCGCAGCGTGTCCGGCTTCAGCCCGGTCTCGTGTACGACTGCCTTCAGGTTGTAGGTCGGAAGATAGGCCGTCGATGGCATTCGCTTGCTCCTCAACCCGTCCTGGCCGATGATAGCACATCCGTCTAGTTTTTGTCTATACCGAATCTAGATATGGGGAGGGGGACTTGGCAGGCGCTACGCAGAAACAAGGCGCCGCCCGAGCGGGCGGCGGGGTGATCTTGGACAGGCGTCGGTGTGCCCCCACGGGGATTCGAACCCCGGTTTAGGCCTTGAAAGGGCCGCGTCCTGGTCCTCTAGACGATGGGGGCAACAGTAGCGTATCTTACCACTCGGTTGCGCAGCCGGTCAATGCGGCCGGCGGTTGGGGCGGTAGCCGAACCAGATCAGCGCTTGCGCGGCCGGCGGGGGCGACCCTCGACATACGAAGGTGAGGTCATTGCGAAGACGGTGCACAGGCGGTTGTCCAGCATGCGCGAGCGGATGCGGGCGTCGATCTCGTCCAGCCGCATGGCGGTTGTGATCACCGATGGCAGGCCTTTGTTGTAGCGGTGGTTGAGGATCTGATACAGCTTCTCCTGGGCCCAGGCGGTCGAGGCCTGAGTCCCGAGATCGTCCAGGACCAGGAGCGGGGACTCGCGAATCTCGTCGAACCGTCGGTCGTACGACACCGGGCTGGATGGGCTGAAGGTCGCCCGCAGGTGGTCGAGCAGGTCGGGCACGGGGACGAACATCACCGCAAAACCCTGACTGGCCCGGTAGTTGGCGATAGCCGCCGCCAGATGGGTCTTGCCGCAGCCGTAGGTCCCGGTCAGCACCAGCCAGCCGGAGGGGTCTTCGGCGAACTTGCGGGCGAGATCGAAGGCCTTGCGCAGGTTGCGGCTGTCGTCGGCTGGGAGCTTCTCCTGCTCGCGCAGGCTGAAGGTGCCGAAGGTCTGCTGGCCGTGCACGGCCAGGGTCGACAGTTCATGATGGCCGAGGTCATCCACCGGCCGGCGATAGTCCGGCGCCTGGATCAGGACATGCGCAACCAGCTCGGGATCGGACAGGCGCGAGCGGAGCCGCCCATCGATCTCGTCCAATGGAAGGTTGGTCGTCAGGACCACCGGCAGGTGGTTGATGTAGCGGTAGTTGAGGATCTGGAACAACTTTTCGCGTGCCCACTCGGTGGCGTGCTGCGTTCCCAGGTCATCCAGCACCAGCAGCTGGGCATTGCGGATCTGATCGAAGCGGGCTTCGAAGGTTATGTCTTCGGTGTCGTAGGTGGCTCGCAGCGAGTCGAGCAGATCGGGCACGGTCAGGAACAGTGTCGGAACTCCGAGGGAGACACACTCGTTGGCGATGGCCGCTGCCAGATGGGTCTTGCCGCAGCCGTAGCCTCCCTGCAGCAGCAACCAGCCGTCCAGGGTGTGGGCGTAATGCTGGCACGCCAGGAAGGCGAGCTCCAACGACTCCTGGTGGTAGGCGGCCAGGTTCGGCCGGCCGCGGGGCTGGAAGGACTCGAAGGTCATGTGCTGGAGCCAATCCAGCCGGCTCAGGCTGTACAACTGCTGGCGCACCTGCCGGCGCAAGCCAGCCTGGCGGCAGGTGCATGGCTCGAGGCGCCCGAAGTCCGGGTCGCCCAACGGGCGCTCGCGCCGCAGGTAGCCGAGGCCGTGGCAGTGGGGACAGTTCGGGTCGCCGGCGTCGGCGGCGGCCGGGTCAGTGGTCGATGAAGTCGGCGTAGTCACCCTCGATGTACTTGCGGCGAGCCGCCTCAGTGTCTCGGAGATCTTCTCGCTCATCCCGTCCCTTTGTCTGCCAGTCCTTCAGGATGGCCTGGACATACGACCACTTGCGCACGTTGTTGGCGACGGCGATCCGCATCGCATCTTCGATCCAGCGCGCCGGGTAGGTCTGCTCAGCGTCGCGCAGGTGCTCGGCGATCATCGGCGTCAGCGGGCCGATGTTCTGCTCGTACAGGCCGTAGATGTTCGGCCGCTCGGGCAGGTCGACCTGCGCCGTCAGGTCTTCGAGCGCCGGTTTCCAAGCACCGCTGGCCAGCCCACCGGCGGCGGCCCGCCCGCGCTCGCTGTTCAAGAAGTATAGCGTGAGCGCGGCTTCGCCTTCCCCGGCCGTCGCCTGAAGCAGCGTGCCGCGATCGACGGCGCGGGCCAGGGCGTCATCCAGGGCGGCAGCCGGGTTGGCGCCGGCAGGGGCAAGCGCCTGCATCAGGCGGTCGTCGATGGCCAGCTGGTCCCGGGTGAGGAAGCGAACCGTGCCTTGCCTCTTGGAGAGGGCATAGAACACATACAGGCTGAGTTTGAACTCTGCCAGATCGTCGATCGCCGCCATCAATTCGCGGAAGAAGACATCCGGCACAGGCGTCAGGTGCAGGCGACCCTCGGGGAAGCCCGGGAAGGTGGTGCCGCTCATGCTCGGCGTCCGGCCTGCCACGCCCCGGCCTCAGACCCGCTCTTCGGCCAGATGGATGGTTCGGGTTTCGGCATTTTCGAACTTGGCCAGGTGCTTGCGGAACACGAGTTCGACGCTGCCGACCGGGCCGTTGCGGTGTTTGGCGACCATGATCTCGGCGATGTTCTGGCGCAGCGTGTCGTTCTCATACTGATCCGGCCGGTAGATGAACAGCACCACGTCGGCGTCCTGCTCGAGGCTGCCCGACTCTCGCAGGTCGGAAAGCACGGGACGCTTGTCGGATCGCTGCTCGACGGCGCGCGAGAGCTGGGCGGCAGCCAGGACAGGCACGTTGAGCTCGCGCGCCAGCACTTTGAGGTTGCGCGAGATGTAGGAGACCTCCTGGACGCGGTTGTCGATGCGCGAGTCCCCGGTCATCAGCTGCAGGTAGTCGACGATGACCAGGTCCAGCCCGACCTCCATGTGCAGCCGGCGGCACTTGGTGCGCAGCTGCAGCGGGGTGATGGCCGGCGTGTCGTCCAGATAGATGTGGGAGTCGCTCAGGGCGCTGACGGCCTGCGTGAACAGCGGCCATTCCTGGTCGTCGATGGCGCCGAGGCGCAGGCGCTGCGAATCGATCTCGGTCTCCTGCGCCAGCAGCCGCTGCACCAGCTGCTCATTCGACATCTCCAAGGAGAACACCGCCACGTGCTTCTTGTGGATCTGGGCCGCGTTCTTGGCGGCTGAGAGGCAGAAGCCCGACTTACCCTGGCCGGGGCGGCCGGCGATGATCAGCAGGTCGCTGGGCTGCATGCCGCCGAGCAAGCGGTCGAGGTCGATGAAACCGGTGGGCACGCCAACGGTCTCGTCGCGGTGACGGGCCAGATAGTCGATCCGGTCGTAGTACTCACTGAGGACCTGCTTGATCGGGCGCAGCTCATGCGCCAAACGCCGCTCGCTGACGGTGAACACGGCCTTCTCGGCCTCGTTGATCACTTCGCCGATCGCGGTGTCCGCCTGGTAGGCCAGGCGGGCCACCTGGTTGGCCGCCTGCAGCAGCCGGCGCCGGGTGGCAGTCTCTTCGACGATCCGCCCATAGGCCTCGGCGTGCAGCGAAGTCGGAACGTGGCTGATCAGCGTGGTCAGGTAGGCGACGTTGCCGATCTCGTCCAGCCGGCCCTGGCGCTCGATCTCCTCGGAGACCGTCAGGATGTCGATCGGCAGGCGCTGGTCATGCAGGTTGGTGAATGCCTCCCACACCCAGCGGTTGCGGTGCAGGTAGAAATCGTCGGGGCTGAGGAAATGAGCTACGTCGAAGTAGGCTTCGGGGTTGACCAGGATCGCGCCCAGCACCGCCTCTTCGGCCTCCCGGCTGTGGGGGATGGACTGGGTAGGGCTGCCGTCAGGGGACGAGCCGGGGCCGGCATCGGCAGGGAAGGGCGAGTCACTCATCCTGCAGGCTCCTGACGGAGGCTGGGTGGAACCGATGGATCGAACGGAGGCGGTGCCGGGGGGAAACGACGAGCCGGCCGCGATCAGCTCTCCGGTTCGTCTTCGGGCCCGATGTCGTCCAGATCCAGCTTCTCGACGAAATCCTTGAAGACTTCCAGCCGATCGTCGCCCTCGCCAGGTGCTTCGGCTCCCTCGGATGCCAGTTCCTGCTCGGGCTCGGTGCCGGCCTCGAGCATCACGCTCTCAGCCACGTACACCGGGACGTGCACCCGAACCGCCAAGGCCAGGGCATCCGACGGGCGCGAGTCAATCTCCAGCTCGCGGCTATCCACCCGCACCACGATCCGGGCGTAGAACACGTCGTCCCTGAGCTCGACGATGTTGATGCGCACGACCTCGGCCCCGAGCGTTTGCAGCACATTTCGCAGCAGGTCGTGCGTCAGAGGCCGGGCGACCTCCATCTGCTGGAGGCTGACCGTGATGGCCTCAGCCTCATAGGGCCCGACCCAGATCGGCAGGAATCGCTCGGCACCGGTCTCCTTGAGGATCACAATCCGGTGCTGTGACATCAAGCTGACGCGAATGCTATCGATCTCGACCTCTACCATCCCCGACGACCTGGCCACGGATGCACTCCTCGGGCGGGTATTCTAACACAGCGGTTCCGGCGTCGGGTGCAAGCGTCGGGTCTGCTATGATTGCCTGCGGTAGCAGAGCTCAGGAGGTGCAGCGTGATCGAGCAGATGCTGGCGCCGCGCGGGGTAGCGGTGGTGGGCGCCTCGCAGAATCCAACCAAACTCGGCTACGGCGTGGCCCGCAACCTGGTCGTTTCCGGCTACGGCGGGGCGGTCCACTTCGTCAACCCGCATGGCGGCCGGCTGTTCAACCTTCCGATCCACACCGATCTAGAGAGCGTTCCCGACCCGGTCGACCTGGCCATGATCATCATTCCGGCGGCCGCCGTGCCCGAGGCGCTGGAGGCCTGCGGGCGGCGCGGGATCCACTTCGCCATCATCGGCTCGGGCGGATTCCGCGAGACCGGGCCGGAAGGGATGGCGCTGGAAGAACGCTGCCTGGAGATTGCTCGCGCCCACGACATCCGACTGCTGGGGCCGAACTGCATCGGTTTCCTCGACACCCACCTGCCGATCGACACGACCTTCCTCCCGCTGCCCGGACCGATCCAAGGGGACATCGCCTTCCTCTCGCATTCGGGCGCCATCTGCGAGGCCGTGATCGACTGGGCCCGCGGCCAGGGCTTCGGGCTGTCGCGCCTGGTCAGCCTGGGAAACCAGCTCGATCTGACAGAGGCGGAGCTGCTGCCCACGATCGTGGACGATCGGAACACGCAGGTTGTGGCCATGTACTTGGAGGGCGTTCGAGATGGAGCGCGGTTCGTCGAGCAGGCCCGCCTTGCCACGCGACGCAAGCCGGTGCTGGCGATCAAAGTCGGGCGCTCGGCTCAGGGACGGGCCGCCGTCGCCTCGCATACCGGCGCCCTCGCCGGGCGGGATGTCGCCTACGACGCCGCCTTCCGCAAGGCCGGCGTGATCCGCGGCGAGAGCACGGAAGAGGTATTCGACTGGGCCCGGGCCTTGGCCTGGTGCCGTCTCCCCCAAGGACCGCGAACGGCGGTCCTGACCAACGCCGGCGGACCGGGGGCGATCGCGGCCGACGCCTTGGACGCCGTCGGCCTGCAGCTGGCAACCTTCTCTGAGGCCACCCAAGCCGCGCT
This window encodes:
- a CDS encoding TIGR01777 family oxidoreductase — translated: MRIVVAGGTGLIGQALAADLADAGWDVVVLTRDPAKPGSPGNGVRWVGWDGRTVGAWAQEINGAQAVVNLAGVSIAGDSLPSILFGRWTRDKKQAIRASRVESGQALTQAIRQASQRPAVFVQASGVNLYGENHAGPVDETVPPGGDFLATVCVDWEASSKDVDGLGIRRVIVRSGVVLSAGGGILPMIALPFRLMVGGRLGSGQQWVPWIDLRDEVAAIRFLIERPDATGPFNLVAPETARSDAFGRAVGGALHRPFWFPTPAFLLRLMLGEKAMLVLDGCQIVPQRLQNLGFSFRFPTPEQSLDDQYR
- a CDS encoding MerR family transcriptional regulator, with the translated sequence MPSTAYLPTYNLKAVVHETGLKPDTLRAWERRYGLPQPNRSGGGHRLYSQRDVETLKWLVARQQEGMSISRAADLWQRHISNGEDPLSLPLYRASDPARQPAVSGAALSELRQAWVAACMAYDEPRAEASLSQAFALYPAESVLVDILQRGLSEIGDAWYAGGSTTQQEHFASELAERRLEALLLSNPPPTRKGRILVICPAGEQHTFAPLLLTLFLRRRGWHVAYLGANVPLEDLDRALTGSGADLVITPVQTLPAAARLPAIDNLLQTRGIPLAYGGRIVSLVPDLRQALPGHFLGDTLSEAPAMVEALLSGSAPSPRPKKPSSQYRRAQEEFDSHLAGILAEVVSGGGGRIPPEIQAEVNANFSAEIHAALVLGDMNLLGSDIAWVEGLINNRGFEPDLLRPYLQIYSRAVARKMGESGRPILEWFSRTVRG
- a CDS encoding ATP-binding protein — translated: MTTPTSSTTDPAAADAGDPNCPHCHGLGYLRRERPLGDPDFGRLEPCTCRQAGLRRQVRQQLYSLSRLDWLQHMTFESFQPRGRPNLAAYHQESLELAFLACQHYAHTLDGWLLLQGGYGCGKTHLAAAIANECVSLGVPTLFLTVPDLLDSLRATYDTEDITFEARFDQIRNAQLLVLDDLGTQHATEWAREKLFQILNYRYINHLPVVLTTNLPLDEIDGRLRSRLSDPELVAHVLIQAPDYRRPVDDLGHHELSTLAVHGQQTFGTFSLREQEKLPADDSRNLRKAFDLARKFAEDPSGWLVLTGTYGCGKTHLAAAIANYRASQGFAVMFVPVPDLLDHLRATFSPSSPVSYDRRFDEIRESPLLVLDDLGTQASTAWAQEKLYQILNHRYNKGLPSVITTAMRLDEIDARIRSRMLDNRLCTVFAMTSPSYVEGRPRRPRKR
- a CDS encoding DnaD domain protein; translated protein: MSGTTFPGFPEGRLHLTPVPDVFFRELMAAIDDLAEFKLSLYVFYALSKRQGTVRFLTRDQLAIDDRLMQALAPAGANPAAALDDALARAVDRGTLLQATAGEGEAALTLYFLNSERGRAAAGGLASGAWKPALEDLTAQVDLPERPNIYGLYEQNIGPLTPMIAEHLRDAEQTYPARWIEDAMRIAVANNVRKWSYVQAILKDWQTKGRDEREDLRDTEAARRKYIEGDYADFIDH
- the dnaB gene encoding replicative DNA helicase; the encoded protein is MSDSPFPADAGPGSSPDGSPTQSIPHSREAEEAVLGAILVNPEAYFDVAHFLSPDDFYLHRNRWVWEAFTNLHDQRLPIDILTVSEEIERQGRLDEIGNVAYLTTLISHVPTSLHAEAYGRIVEETATRRRLLQAANQVARLAYQADTAIGEVINEAEKAVFTVSERRLAHELRPIKQVLSEYYDRIDYLARHRDETVGVPTGFIDLDRLLGGMQPSDLLIIAGRPGQGKSGFCLSAAKNAAQIHKKHVAVFSLEMSNEQLVQRLLAQETEIDSQRLRLGAIDDQEWPLFTQAVSALSDSHIYLDDTPAITPLQLRTKCRRLHMEVGLDLVIVDYLQLMTGDSRIDNRVQEVSYISRNLKVLARELNVPVLAAAQLSRAVEQRSDKRPVLSDLRESGSLEQDADVVLFIYRPDQYENDTLRQNIAEIMVAKHRNGPVGSVELVFRKHLAKFENAETRTIHLAEERV
- a CDS encoding bifunctional nuclease family protein, with the translated sequence MARSSGMVEVEIDSIRVSLMSQHRIVILKETGAERFLPIWVGPYEAEAITVSLQQMEVARPLTHDLLRNVLQTLGAEVVRINIVELRDDVFYARIVVRVDSRELEIDSRPSDALALAVRVHVPVYVAESVMLEAGTEPEQELASEGAEAPGEGDDRLEVFKDFVEKLDLDDIGPEDEPES